The Drosophila bipectinata strain 14024-0381.07 chromosome 2L, DbipHiC1v2, whole genome shotgun sequence genome has a segment encoding these proteins:
- the LOC108125314 gene encoding succinate dehydrogenase assembly factor 4, mitochondrial — translation MLRTSKSLALLLRGSCARTISTSDIRFRPEEPKEEPEMPPNPQKRPMVSSRYLEFREKLRRHSGPDLVPEVPPNPAHEMEPLQPWPNSVNPHTGEVGGPAGPEPTRYGDWERKGRVTDF, via the coding sequence ATGCTTCGAACCAGTAAATCCTTGGCCTTGTTATTGAGGGGGAGTTGTGCCAGGACCATTTCCACTAGTGACATTCGCTTTAGGCCAGAAGAGCCAAAGGAAGAGCCGGAAATGCCACCAAACCCTCAAAAGAGACCTATGGTGAGTTCTCGATACCTGGAGTTCCGGGAAAAACTGAGACGCCACTCGGGTCCAGACCTTGTGCCCGAGGTGCCACCCAACCCGGCCCACGAAATGGAGCCACTGCAGCCGTGGCCCAACAGCGTGAACCCGCACACGGGGGAAGTTGGCGGTCCGGCGGGTCCAGAACCCACGCGTTACGGCGACTGGGAGCGTAAGGGACGAGTCACGGACTTCTAA